One Brassica napus cultivar Da-Ae unplaced genomic scaffold, Da-Ae ScsIHWf_1413;HRSCAF=1996, whole genome shotgun sequence DNA window includes the following coding sequences:
- the LOC106453810 gene encoding ubiquitin-conjugating enzyme 15-like, with translation MTSSSAPSRKALSKIACNRLQKELTEWQLNPPTGFRHKVTDNLQKWIIDVTGAPGTLYANETYQLQVEFPVNYPMEAPQVIFVPPAPSHPHIYSNGHICLDILYDSWSPAMTVSSVCISILSMLSSSPAKERPADNDRYVKNCKNGRSPKETRWWFHDDKA, from the exons ATGACCAGCTCTTCCGCTCCCTCACGCAAG GCCTTAAGCAAGATCGCGTGCAATAGGTTGCAGAAAGAGCTTACCGAGTGGCAATTAAATCCTCCCACTGGATTTAGGCACAAAGTTACCGACAATCTTCAAAA ATGGATAATCGATGTGACCGGAGCTCCGGGGACGCTCTACGCGAACGAGACTTACCAGCTTCAGGTTGAATTTCCCGTTAATTACCCTATGGAAGCGCCCCAG GTTATTTTTGTTCCTCCGGCACCGTCACACCCACATATTTACAGCAACGGACATATTTGTTTGG ATATTCTATATGACTCGTGGTCACCTGCAATGACTGTGAGTTCCGTCTGCATCAGCATTCTCTCCATGCTATCAAGTTCACCTGCAAAG GAACGCCCCGCAGATAATGATCGTTACGTGAAGAATTGTAAGAACGGGAGGTCTCCTAAGGAGACGAGGTGGTGGTTCCATGACGACAAGGCTTGA